The following is a genomic window from Xiphophorus couchianus chromosome 5, X_couchianus-1.0, whole genome shotgun sequence.
aagaacatgCTTCGTTTCTCTTGTTTAGTTTTCAGCAGAGGAGCGGCTCGAAGGGTGAGTTATTCCCAGCTAGCGGTCTCCATGCTGCAGTCCGTCTGTTATTACCGTCATATGTAgtgaaaatgacagaaagataACACCGTTAACCTGCTGTTAACCATGACAGAAAAGGTTTAGTCcgatttaattttacataaaggacaaaaatgatATTAAGAgtctttttatgcatttttaagtGAATATCTGGTCTCTATAGCAGTCAGAAATCAGGGTCAGATAAAGTATCCTATTCAGCAGATTCATACTAAGGTAAAACAATATAAGAATAACAGACTTTAGAGTAAGAACAAACTTAcagcataataaaaatactgtacagtTATTAAAATGGCATGCTCAGATTCAAAGAGCTCTACAGCTGGGTAGggtagtttaaataaatttgtataaGATGTGCATTGTTAGGCCTGTCAGAATACATcagttaatcacatgataaattaacaTTATCTCCATAATTTCCATTtccatgatttatttttcttttttctctctttctaccaaaaactggatggcaaaaatcttcagtctggtcCTTTGGTCTCAAGTAGctgcttttttaaaagacacttttgtttacagagactttataattcattttattagtcatttctgttgttttgtttatttattttttatatttaaaatgtcttccagttccagtgttaaatgctcattagaatttaaagatTATTGATTGAGAGTTTTCTTccattattttgtcattactattatattacttgaaaatggtttcgaAAATAGCAATTTTCATGAAAGGTCTACTCATCTAGTATTCCTGCATTCAGCTGCAGCTAAAGtgtttgattacattttaaaacttgtatTTCTCTTTATACagtatttcagtatttttatttatttttctctcctcagTTTGCCTCATCTTTCTCCAGTGAGACCGCTCTACCTCCAAACTTACGCCTTCCCTCTAATCTTGTGGATCCTGACAGATTAAGTAAGTCTAACATGGAGGTTAATTAAATGACTTTCATCGTAACAGCTGGTTAACACAAACATGTaaatttttctctcttcactTGTTTCGTTTATCCTTGCAGAGCGTCCTCCACCTCCAGaagactcctcccttcctctaATCAGGAAGTGCGATGCGGCACTTCCTGCTCACCTGAGCCCCGTGCGGACGTGGGTGGACACTCTGGAGAGTAAGGACAGCGAACCGTTGGGTCTGACTGAACTCCACCCTGATGTCTTTGCAGTGACTCCAAGGTATGTAGAAACCTTTCATCATGCTGAATTAAGATTCTCAGACCACTGCAGGTTTAAACTGATCTTTGTTCTCTTAATACAGGCTTGATATTCTACACGCTGTTGAAACCTGGCAGAGAAATTACAAAAGAATTGTAAGTtaaatacagttgaaaccagaagtttacctacatctttttttctcactgtcagttagaattatcaaaattatttccatgTGCTGAATGCTACAGTGTGTTATTAAACTGTAtgattaattagttaattattctaattggtttaaaaattttaaccaaaaatctgGGTTTCCTTAACTAAGGAGTAGctgtcataatattacaagtgTACAGTTGTACAACAATAAAGTTTCattaatacaagaataaagttttaatattaccagaataaagtcataatattagggCAATGAAGTAGTAACTTTGGGAACTCCTGCACAAAAAATACCggaaaattaaaacagttgacaatcttgtgaagttatactatcagttttacagataaagaaGCAATAAATCTTTTCACACAACAGCATCAAATCATTGTCAGTAGGAGgattttgaactttttgatTATGCCACTGATAATACTAATACTCTGTCGTACAACACAGaagggatgattgaaataaaatccactttttgaaagcaaaaagtggattttaaaaggtaatttctattttttgttttttcagaaaatgatctatttaaaaaacgtttttagagttactttgtttttctaagtTTATTTTCTTGGCTGTGATAGAAACAACTAATAATCTGACATTATTTTAACGTTTCACAGAGTCATGCTAACACAAAGGTGAGGTCAGAGGTGCGAGGCGGAGGCAGGAAGCCatggaaacaaaaaggaagCGGAAGAGCTCGCCATGGAAGCATCCGATCGCCGCTGTGGAGAGGAGGTAGCGTCATCTGctgtttaatttagtttttaaatagaTGCCCTCCACTTAAACTAAACTGTTGCACTTATAAAGATGGCTAACTTCTCTCCTGAGCCATAAATTCAGATGCAGCTTCCTTTACTGATGTGATCTAGAAGGattcacattgtttttttccctcaggtGGAGTTTCTCATGGGCCAAGAGGACCCAACAGTTACTACTACATGTTACCCATGAAAGTACGAGTTCAGGGGCTGAAAGTGGCACTAAGCTCCAAGATGGCTCAGGTAAATATGATATTCAGTTCAGTTGGTTATAGTACTGTCAGCTGTGGCatggaaaataattaatgtcAGTAACTTATGTTAAAAATATGGAGTTTATTAATGCTAACCAGATCATGTGTGCAAACAGAGGATGATGGATTGTTCTTCAACAAGTACAACAAAGGATTCTGTTGGCAATAAATGTAGATTGTATTCAAGTTATTCTGGATTAAGTTGTTGCGTTACATTATTTAGTGGTGCTTCCTATTGGATTGCAGAGTaataactgttttaaaaaataatttaatcttttttttttttatcgagCAGtatgcaacacaaaaacaatcgcGGTGTCATTTGTTGTCTCCACACCTtagctaatgtgctaatagctGAGCAAAATTTGCGTTTAgcacttttgctaactttgaaaataataaaatatattctggATAAATTCTGAAGCGCTAATTGGCTCCCGTTTCTTAATCTTTCGGTTGAGAAAAGTTCGACAATctatattgacatttttatcGACCGTTAATTCTTGAAGGagtcatgctcttattttgaagagggTGAAAACCGTTTGCGCAGTAGTTCCGTTTCCTCTCCTAACATTTTCTCTCCCAATAATTTCgtttcacacaaaataaaacaatagttATTGTATTCCTTTATATTATAGAACTtgtaaattatgtcaaaatGACATTGTTGCTGAAGAGTTGTGGTAGACTTAAATTGTAGATATAATCTGAGTTTAGCGCTGTAGCATTAGCTTCGGCTAATTTCAGTGTTAGTCTATCGCATTTCGGTCAGTGCAGCTACATTTTCAGTTAGTCTTGCCCATCACTTGTCTCCATAATATTTTTTGATATCTCTGACCTTCTGTTTTCTGTAGCAATACCTCCACGTAGTGGACTCCCTGAACATTCCCACGCCAGACTCCCAGTACCTGCTGGAGCTGATCAGAAACAGACACTGGGGAGAGTCTGTGCTGCTGGTTGATGTGTGGGTATCTTACCTTACTGGTGTAAATCAGAGCAAATGAGCTTACATAAATGATCTATTCTAATTTATTCCATGGCTGCGTTTAGGTCTCAAGAGTTCTCTGAAAATATCCTCCAAGCTACAGCAAACCTAAAGACAGTAAACCTTATTCCAGCCATCGGTGAGTAAAGTACAACCTGTGCATTAGAGCCATTGCAGATAGAAAAGTAGTAAATAGCTgccaaaaaactctgaaattctGGAAATATaaaagatttctgagttttaaatgttgaaaatttgacttttctaACTACAATGTCcaagtttttttatataaaattttcaaaatgtgctAGAAAGAACCtcagattttctagaaaacttacaatttctgaaattcaaaagttaaaatttgttagaaaacacaattaaaaaaaataaatctgtaattttctagaaaaggtCTAAACACTAATTTCCagatttctttagtttttttctagcagGTTTCCAGATTTTGAAACTCAATCTGAAATTTTATAAGTGTGAAAAGTTgaatatttgacttttcaaactccaaATTGGAGATTTAGTTTCAGAAGTTGAAAacttgcttgaaaaaaaaaatctcagaaattttctgggggaaaaaaaaaatctagcaaTAGCTAGAAAgctaaaatttttaaaatctcaaattatCTAGAAAACGCTTCAgaaatttagattaatttcaaaatttcttggttttttctctcaagttttcaacttttgaaactcaatctcagattttacagaataatgttgaaaagtttaaatattctagaaaaactTTGGACTTCTGAGATTTCCAAGATTCTTGGAATTCTTAAAAAAGCAGATTCAGAAACtcaaaattgagttttttttctagtgtgCTTCAAGTGTTTTCctagaaaatattaatttcaaaacGTTAGTTTTTAATCCCAGATTTCCAACTCTTTTTtctgaatgcttttttttcctttgggtTGTTTTAATCGAACTggattaaatgttgttttcccCGTCAGGTCTCAATGTGCACAGCATGCTGAAACATGAAGCCATCATCCTGACTCTGGACACGGTCAGGTTTCTGGAGGAGAAGCTCCTCTGGCACGACGAGCGTTACACGTTTCTTTACCCGTTCAAGCTGCCGTACTCCGACTTCCCTTAGAACTGATCTGTGTCAAATTCACTGACAACaagactgtttttatttgtttattctgaatgtcacaataaataattatacttgtaaaaagtacaaaaacagttttgaaaattgTGCAGCTTAAAACTGAGAATTAAACTTTTGTGGGAGGCGACGGTTTGCCAGATCGTTCCTGATCGTCCAGCGAAGCTCGGAGCGTTTCTTCTGCGTCGGCACCATGTAGGTGTTGGGAACATAAACCCTTCGGGGCTTCTGCTCAAACACAATAAAGACAGCAGATTAGAGCGCCCTCCTCGTCACACCTGGGCAGGATGCTTTGATCGTTTCTTCCAGAACAAGGTGTTCAATTAAGAGCAGGAAGTGGGAGGTGACGCATTGTTTAAACGCGAGATCTCATATTACTTAACACATTCCCAGCGACGCTACATCAGCTCTTAGAAATgtagttcagatttttttttacctcactgtctgaagttaaattagatcaaacttctttttttaggtTGGTCAGAATTACCAGGATTATTTACATGTGATAAATGCTACAATAATGAGAAAATATGTCAGATTTATCTATTAATGTCTTTAAAGTCAGAGGTTTTGCAATCTCTTTAAACAATGGTTTGTGATTGTCCAGACTTTGGAGACATGTTTGAGTTAATTGGAGGCAcacctgtggatgtattttaaggccACACCTGAAACAAACTGCTTTCTGGTTTGACATGATTAGAAAGTCAAAACAAATCAGCTGAGACATCAGGAAGAGTCTGGATCACTCTGTGAAGGTGCTGCGTTCATCTGTTTCAAGGAATTATGCACAAGTATAGACATGATGGGAACGTCCAATTATCAGGCCTTTTGGAAAGGAAACGGGTTCTGTGTCCAGCGATTAAAGGTTTTGGTCCAAAATCTGCAGATTAGCCCCAAAACAAAAGCTAGATACAATGTGAAGATTCTGATAAAGCTGGTCATCATCGCATCAATATTCAGTGAAATGTGTCCTGTACCAACATGGGCTGAAATGCTGCTCAGAGAATAAGaagccattttaaaaatcttcatttttggagacatgtGTTGTGGCCTGATGAAGCTAAAGTGGAAATGTTTGGACATAATGACCATTTTTACAATTGGAGGAAAATTGAGGAAGCTTTTAACCATCCAAACTGAAGTATGGAAGTGGCACCATCATGTTATGGGACTGTTTTGCTGAttgttttcttacaaatttctgacttttcaatATCAAAGAAACTATGGTTTCATCATAAATTGATGCAAATTTATGGCTTTTTGACTAAATATATTCAAGTTTTCacataattgtaaaattaaattctaaatttatttctccatgatcacattattatcatttttttaatccataaaGCAGAGTTGTACGTGTCTCTGTGCATTTCCTTCCTCTGAATGAGGAGGAATATGACTCAGCTAAAAAGTTTTAACTCCTGGCATTTCTGCCCAGAAGCAAAACTGGTTATTATGCAATCAGCAGAGGCTATGCTGCCCTCTTCTGGTCCAGATCTGACAGTGCATTCATAAATCATAAATCCCTGTAAGCagctgctactactgctacacattaaaaaaaaaagcaaaaacaataaaaattcaaacaaaaatctttctgATGCACCAGCTTAACACTAGAACGTGATTTTGTTGCAGTCAACTCTCATTTGTTGATAAACTTCTTTATTTTGGtgaataaaacagttttgtcctacatttctcttttgtatgtttatctgtaaaatacTTGACTGCATCAAAACAAGCAACATTGTGTTAAATCTGTCATCCTAGAAGATTTAAAATACACCTAAGGATAATTTGAAGAAGGTTGGAAGAAGTCTCAATGTTACATTCtgataaaaatacttaaaacgTCTCAGTTTAAACACTTTATGCTCTCCTTAGACTACACTCTGAGTTGAATTTATGATTTATCCTTTCAATCATATTTATTAACTTCATAGTAAATTAATTTGCACATGTCCTGAAAATCTccatgatgaaaacaaaaacctcaacaaaaatatgttgtttttttttaaaaagtgaaaatagttCTGTTTTAAAGTGTGCATAAAAATCTGTCATGGAGTCAAACATGTTTCCCATTGGTGTGATATCTTAGCTGAAccacataaataataaatttaactaCAAAATGATCCGTGTAACTGACCAAAACTGTGAggaaaactaattttttatGCTACAGGTTTCAGGACAAATAATGGCGAATACTTACCGGGAGAGGCTGGTATGAAAGtttttcctgaaaaacaaacaaaaatatgacgTAATTTAAGTTTGACATTTACCAGGTATTTCTAAACTTAACACTACTACTGATGCACCAATCCACCAATTTTTTTACTTCCAATacaatccaaaacaaaaacagttctgcattgaaataaaatgtttctttttttttaaacagacaactAACTGAACTTAGTTGGCGCATTACTGCCACCTAGAGGTTGGTGAAAGAACCAACCAAAGAAACCTGGGATGCACGGATCCACTTCTGTCACACCGATGTTGTCGACCAataccgatccgatacagaaaaacagcgctgaattgaatacattttttttttaaaaacagacataaatgtactttaGTACAAATTCATGTAATAACTCTGCACCGGtagattaaatttaaacaccaacagcttcacaagcttggtcaaacatgtcaaaacaactttaatattttcactcagtgcaattaggagtaaaacatccaatgtaaaataaataataaagagacTGACAAAAACTGTAAGCTGACTACCTTGGTCAAgcatgtaaaagtaaaacacagcaaaaactaaatattatcaTGCAtttctggtttagtttctagtgaaaatatcttagtacacctgaaatgagacaaaactaaattataagAAACTTCTGCTAATAGAACCAGTtccttttcatcaataataaggaattattgactaagaacgagctcctatatcttgctgaaaagttacttgtaagttttgtcttatgtcAAGTGTACTAcaatgtttgcactagaaagtaaaTTCTACAAAAAGCGTAACGTCTCTCAGAGGATAAATTAGACTCAATAGATCCGTTCAATTTAGAATTTGTTTTCCAATATCTGGACTGATACAGATGTTAATATCGGATCTGTGAATCTCCACTTaacacaaagaaacattaaatgtgtaatttatataaatacttctacatctttgaaaaactaAATTGTACAAATGTGATATTGGTGCATTGTTCCAGTAAAGCAGTTAAACCGAACATTGCTCAATGAGGAGAGTTTGAAACACGGCCATGTTTCCGTACCTTAATCTCCCATCGGAGAGCTTTCCTGACGTTGTCTCCAGGCACCTGGAACGCGTCCCACATCTCCTTGTACTGGAAATACCTGCAGAGGCAAAAGTATCCACAGCAGCTGGCGTCAAACTAGAGCAGCAGACTCCAAAAGCAAACAGTCAAAGCGAAAACGGATTTTTGAAGACCTTTATACCAAGGATGACGCCAATCAAAGACTGCAGTGAACACTACACAATTCAAGTCTGGTTTTATGTATTCAttgtcatattttctgtcacATCTTTATAATTTCTAAAAATTATTTCCACAAGGTTTCGGAGTCCATTTGTGGGAATTTTCCACCGTTCTCCCAGTAGAGCATTTGTGAGGCCAGACACTGATGATGGATGAGGAAAACCATTCGTGTCTTAATCAACCCCAAAGCTGTTAAATCAGGTTGAGGTCAGAATCTGTCCAGTTGAAACTAAAGAGACCAAAACTAAAATCTTCCTACGAAGCTGGGAGAGtgaaattgtccaaaatgtgttcatatgtTCAAGAACCAAGAGTTCCCTTCAGTGGAGTTAAGTAGTCAAAACCCAGCTCCATAATCCTCCCCCACTGAATGGGAATCTGATCTTTTCTGCTGGACCTGGTGATTTAAAAGTGCAGTATcgtgtaaaatcaacttttttgagctttacatcatgttataatgttatttcctcatcaaaaacattcctggagtgttgccttgattctttcatgcgtgCTTGAGAAGTCCTggaatctccatggcaaccattaagCTGCGAAAAACAcatgggtggacctagccctgccttcaaggacaaagctcctcctctgagttgCAGTTTTCCAAGCTTCtaccactcagctccttcaaactagccagcgATGTgatgtttcagaaagagcattcgttcttaaagagacagtgacCCAATTTGAAGgcaataaaattcattttaaatcatatttgatatttacagcatttctataacaactgaaggtagtTGTTATAGAAACAGGGTGTCAaccatagttacttgattatgctataaaatggcaccatgtacCTGGAAAAATAATACAGACCCTTTTAGGCTTTGTACTGGTGCGTGCCCAACAAAACCCAATTAAGGAAAATCTACATCTTGAGATCAGAAGCCTGTAATAATTCACTCTGCAGACTCTTCAAACTACATGTGGTTTTAGGAAAAATTAAAGAGGTAgttttgcttaattttaaacatttagctcttcatttgacacaataaaaagagtattttattgttttcttagaTTTGACCTAGATGTGGATAAATGTTTGTGCCTTGCAGAGATATTTCTAACTTACCTAGTCACTGGATCATTCTTCTTAAAGGCTCTTTGGCACATCACCGGGCGGATGACTGAAACACAAGttataaaaaagtttaagtaTTTTACAACAATGTATGGAAATAGAGAGATCTAGAACGATAAAGCTTAGCTGTGATCAGTTCCTTCATTGATGGTTACTTACAGGATTTTGGTTTGGGCCGTACTTCACGATCACTTTGAGTCTGAaggtaaaaatgtcaaaaatcagacatttttacatttagaacTGCAGAACGTAACTTTtgtaaaagtatgttttttccatatttattaaaactgtcaccatgttgtgacaatttagtatgagacagataatttgtgaaaaaataatcaacctCCTCCAAATCCTACTTTTGATCTGCAGAATTGCTCCTGgtcaaaaaaacaaccaatcagagccaggaggcgggtctttgtgctgtcaatcatcctcctgtaggctgctcaatgtgctaatggtggaaaaacaacttattgttaCATAAGAAACGTTTATCAGCCATCATCGGTGGCTGTGCTAaatagccttagcattcatggcattcatgtgaaccagctgtagagagtgattgacagcgctaagaccctcctcctggctctgattggctctttCTGACTAAGctgtgtatttttgtaattagtCTTGGGAGCCCTGGGATAAGAAGAGgagcttgatttgttttcacagataCCGTCACCAGTGATAAATAcgcaaaaaacaattttttaaataaaagacatactgcagctttaataaatgtaactatGAAAACTGCTTCACTCACCACGACGTCAATATACGATTTTAAGGCAGTGAAGTCAACAGCTTCGCTCTCTGAACCCTGGGAGTCGTTCTCATCTGCATCGTAATCTTTCCGATCTGAGATTAGATCAAGTTCAGCCATTCGCTCTTCTAAGCAGCTCGAAACATCTGATAGACAATGAACAAAATTACGCTTTGCTCTCAAATAGTAAAGCTCTGGTTTTGAAAGCATGAGCATGAGGTTGTA
Proteins encoded in this region:
- the mrpl4 gene encoding large ribosomal subunit protein uL4m — protein: MLRFSCLVFSRGAARRFASSFSSETALPPNLRLPSNLVDPDRLKRPPPPEDSSLPLIRKCDAALPAHLSPVRTWVDTLESKDSEPLGLTELHPDVFAVTPRLDILHAVETWQRNYKRISHANTKVRSEVRGGGRKPWKQKGSGRARHGSIRSPLWRGGGVSHGPRGPNSYYYMLPMKVRVQGLKVALSSKMAQQYLHVVDSLNIPTPDSQYLLELIRNRHWGESVLLVDVSQEFSENILQATANLKTVNLIPAIGLNVHSMLKHEAIILTLDTVRFLEEKLLWHDERYTFLYPFKLPYSDFP